A stretch of the Polaribacter pacificus genome encodes the following:
- a CDS encoding pentapeptide repeat-containing protein → MKKISLVLSLVLLFACIQLQAQKKIHASDIMHDIKNGKNIVYKNATIVGVLDFTFMEEALTKLPKRRTGWFSSGSNNTVKNRITNKIRFENCVFQDPVFAYIHDEDSGYTFTANFTENVAFTDCTFNEMALFKYSTFYSQTDFSNTKFRSANTFKYAVFKHKADFTKAEFNESANFKYAKFNKGLSFKNTRFKDDLNIKYSTVSGKFEISGMDVAYGIDSKYTRINGEKFRYNKK, encoded by the coding sequence ATGAAAAAAATTAGCCTTGTCTTAAGCCTTGTTCTTTTGTTTGCATGCATCCAATTACAAGCACAGAAAAAAATACATGCATCTGATATCATGCACGATATCAAAAACGGAAAAAACATTGTCTATAAAAATGCAACCATTGTTGGAGTTTTAGATTTTACTTTTATGGAAGAAGCCTTAACCAAGTTGCCTAAAAGAAGAACAGGTTGGTTTAGCAGCGGGAGTAACAATACAGTTAAAAATAGAATCACCAATAAAATTCGTTTTGAAAACTGTGTTTTTCAAGATCCTGTTTTTGCCTATATTCACGATGAAGATAGTGGCTACACATTTACAGCCAATTTTACAGAAAACGTAGCATTTACCGATTGTACCTTTAATGAAATGGCACTTTTTAAGTACTCAACTTTTTATAGTCAAACAGACTTTAGCAATACAAAGTTTAGAAGCGCTAATACATTTAAATATGCAGTTTTTAAACATAAGGCAGATTTTACAAAAGCAGAATTTAATGAATCTGCAAATTTTAAATATGCAAAATTTAATAAGGGGCTTTCATTTAAAAACACACGATTTAAAGATGATTTAAACATAAAATACAGTACCGTATCAGGAAAGTTTGAAATTAGCGGAATGGATGTCGCCTATGGTATTGACAGCAAATACACCCGTATCAATGGCGAAAAATTTAGGTACAATAAAAAATAA
- a CDS encoding AMP-dependent synthetase/ligase — protein MTKPTRLFDFPYHQLAQYPQENCLVSKKNNQWSAISTQQYLDRANEISRALLHLGVQPNDKIAIITTNNDPKWHMLDIGILQIGAQNVPLYPTFSEQDYEYILNHSDAVYCFVSDAVLYDKVQKVIDKTQIKALYTFQEIEESHGWNTFLDLGSDMGLQTQVDQLKSQVKGEDLATIIYTSGTTGTPKGVLLTHHNIVHNVFATGNKLDLHTNKKRVVSYLPVCHIFERAASYYCQYMGFEIHFAESIDKLGENLKEIKPNFMAVVPRLLEKVFDKIVDKGSDLNGIKKNLFFWALALGERYKPYKKNGFWYESQLQIANKIIFSKWRDALGGQLEFMLAGSAPMQDRLVRVFTAAQIPVFEGYGMTETSPAVSVADMRNNGFKIGTVGKVIDDVEVKIAEDGEILVKGPNIMKGYYKDDALTHQTIVDGYLHTGDIGELDKDGFLKITDRKKEMFKTSGGKYIAPAYLEANFKKSRFIEQIMVIGEGQKMPAALIQPNMEFLQEWARRHDYQIENLVSDTRVIARIQKEIDHFNQQFGRWEQIKKFEITPDLWTIEAGHLTPTLKMRRKAITKMYQHLIDKIYTS, from the coding sequence ATGACAAAACCTACCCGATTGTTTGATTTTCCATATCATCAATTAGCACAGTATCCTCAAGAAAATTGCTTGGTTTCTAAAAAAAATAATCAATGGTCTGCTATTTCTACTCAGCAGTATCTAGACCGTGCCAATGAGATCAGTCGCGCTTTGCTACACTTGGGAGTTCAACCCAACGATAAAATCGCAATCATAACAACCAACAATGATCCAAAATGGCATATGTTGGATATTGGTATTTTGCAAATCGGAGCACAAAATGTTCCACTCTATCCGACCTTTTCAGAACAGGATTACGAGTATATCTTAAACCATTCTGATGCTGTTTATTGTTTTGTTTCGGATGCTGTTTTGTATGATAAAGTACAGAAAGTAATCGACAAAACTCAAATTAAAGCCCTTTACACCTTTCAAGAAATAGAAGAATCTCATGGATGGAATACTTTTTTAGATTTAGGCAGTGATATGGGCTTACAAACCCAAGTTGACCAACTAAAAAGCCAAGTTAAAGGAGAAGATTTAGCAACCATTATATACACCTCTGGTACCACAGGGACTCCTAAAGGAGTGCTTTTAACTCATCACAACATCGTGCACAATGTCTTTGCCACAGGCAACAAGTTAGATTTGCATACAAACAAAAAAAGGGTCGTAAGCTACCTACCTGTTTGTCATATTTTTGAAAGAGCTGCCTCTTATTACTGTCAATATATGGGCTTTGAAATCCATTTTGCAGAAAGCATAGACAAATTGGGTGAAAACCTAAAAGAAATTAAACCCAATTTTATGGCTGTTGTTCCTCGATTGCTAGAAAAAGTATTCGATAAAATCGTAGACAAAGGCAGTGATTTAAACGGCATTAAAAAGAATCTTTTTTTCTGGGCTTTAGCCTTAGGAGAGCGTTATAAACCCTACAAAAAAAATGGCTTTTGGTATGAGTCACAATTACAGATCGCCAACAAGATTATCTTTAGCAAGTGGCGAGATGCGCTTGGAGGACAATTAGAGTTTATGCTGGCTGGTAGCGCCCCTATGCAAGATAGGCTGGTTAGAGTGTTTACAGCGGCACAAATTCCTGTTTTTGAGGGCTATGGAATGACAGAGACCTCTCCGGCTGTCTCTGTTGCTGATATGAGAAACAACGGTTTTAAAATAGGAACGGTTGGAAAAGTAATTGATGATGTTGAGGTTAAAATTGCTGAGGATGGAGAAATATTAGTCAAAGGACCTAATATAATGAAAGGCTATTATAAAGACGATGCATTAACCCATCAAACCATCGTAGATGGTTATTTACATACGGGTGATATTGGTGAATTAGATAAAGATGGTTTCTTAAAAATCACTGACAGAAAAAAAGAAATGTTTAAGACCTCAGGCGGCAAGTACATTGCTCCTGCATATCTAGAAGCTAATTTTAAAAAATCTCGTTTTATAGAGCAGATTATGGTGATTGGAGAAGGGCAAAAAATGCCAGCAGCACTGATTCAACCTAATATGGAGTTTCTTCAAGAATGGGCTAGACGTCATGACTATCAAATAGAAAACCTGGTGTCTGATACTCGGGTCATCGCTCGAATACAAAAAGAGATTGACCACTTTAATCAACAGTTTGGGCGTTGGGAGCAAATTAAGAAATTTGAGATCACTCCAGACCTTTGGACCATCGAAGCAGGACATCTAACACCTACTTTAAAAATGAGAAGGAAAGCAATTACAAAAATGTACCAACATTTGATTGATAAAATCTATACTTCCTAA
- a CDS encoding AMP-dependent synthetase/ligase, producing MQHEIRRLFDFPYHQLDTYKLTKALNTKYNGVWQSISTQEYINQANAISRGLLRLGVKPNDKIAVISTTNRTEWNVCDIGILQLGAQNVPIYPTISKEDYEYILNHSEASYCFVSDVSVLEKLNQIKDKTSLKGVFTFDEISGEKNWSEILKLGEDTSNQADVEAHKDAVTEDDLATLIYTSGTTGRPKGVMLSHKNIVSNVIASEQRVPLDYGKAVGLSFLPICHIFERMILYLYQYCGVSIYFAESIEKMSDNLKEVQPNVMTAVPRLYEKVFDKIYAKGSELSGVKQKLFYWAIEIGLSYEPYGANGWWYEKKLAIARKLIFSKMKEGMGGNLDLMVSGSAALQPRLTRFFAAADMPIMEGYGLTETSPVISVNCHKDGGFRIGTVGRIINNVEVKIAEDGEILAKGPNIMLGYFKDPEKTKEVMTGDYFHTGDIGEVSEDGFLKITDRKKEMFKTSGGKYVAPALLEGRLKESRFIEQIMVIGEGEKMPAALIQLNFDFVKEWIKRKNLSINLTNKDIVNSDLVRARIQEEIDECNSHFGKWEQIKKFELTEDEWSIDGGHLTPTMKMKRKVIKEIYKNLYERIYRF from the coding sequence ATGCAGCATGAAATACGACGCCTATTTGATTTTCCGTATCATCAATTAGACACCTACAAATTAACAAAAGCTCTAAACACTAAATACAACGGTGTATGGCAATCTATAAGTACACAAGAGTACATCAATCAAGCCAATGCAATTAGCAGGGGTTTACTGCGTTTGGGCGTAAAACCCAATGACAAAATCGCAGTCATTTCTACAACCAATAGAACTGAGTGGAATGTATGTGATATAGGAATCCTTCAATTAGGGGCTCAAAATGTGCCTATCTACCCTACTATTTCTAAAGAAGATTACGAGTACATCTTAAATCATTCTGAAGCAAGCTATTGTTTTGTTTCTGATGTTAGTGTTCTAGAAAAACTAAACCAAATAAAAGACAAAACGTCTTTAAAAGGAGTCTTTACTTTTGATGAGATTTCTGGCGAAAAAAATTGGTCTGAAATCTTAAAATTAGGAGAAGATACTAGCAACCAAGCAGATGTAGAAGCACACAAAGATGCCGTTACAGAAGATGATCTAGCAACCTTAATATACACCTCTGGTACCACCGGAAGACCTAAAGGAGTTATGTTGTCTCATAAGAATATCGTCTCAAATGTCATCGCTAGTGAGCAAAGAGTTCCTCTAGATTATGGAAAAGCAGTTGGTCTAAGTTTTTTACCGATTTGCCACATCTTTGAGCGCATGATCTTGTATTTATATCAGTATTGTGGTGTTAGTATTTATTTTGCTGAGAGTATAGAAAAAATGAGTGATAACCTTAAAGAGGTACAGCCTAACGTAATGACAGCAGTGCCTAGACTGTATGAAAAGGTATTTGATAAAATCTACGCTAAGGGTTCTGAGTTATCTGGAGTTAAACAAAAATTGTTTTACTGGGCTATCGAGATTGGCCTTTCTTACGAGCCTTATGGCGCCAATGGTTGGTGGTATGAAAAAAAATTAGCCATTGCAAGAAAGCTTATTTTCTCTAAAATGAAAGAAGGTATGGGTGGTAATTTAGACCTCATGGTTTCTGGTAGTGCTGCCTTGCAACCAAGACTTACACGTTTTTTTGCAGCTGCTGACATGCCTATCATGGAAGGTTACGGTTTAACAGAGACCTCTCCTGTGATTTCTGTCAACTGCCATAAAGATGGTGGATTCCGTATCGGAACTGTAGGTAGAATCATTAACAATGTTGAAGTTAAAATTGCAGAAGATGGTGAGATCTTAGCCAAAGGTCCAAATATTATGCTGGGCTATTTTAAAGACCCAGAAAAAACCAAAGAAGTAATGACTGGTGATTATTTCCATACGGGTGATATAGGTGAGGTTTCTGAAGATGGATTTTTAAAGATAACTGATCGTAAAAAAGAAATGTTTAAAACATCAGGTGGTAAATATGTTGCCCCTGCCCTTTTAGAAGGTCGATTAAAAGAATCGAGATTTATAGAGCAAATTATGGTGATTGGTGAAGGTGAGAAAATGCCTGCAGCATTGATTCAGCTAAATTTTGATTTTGTTAAAGAATGGATCAAAAGAAAAAACCTATCGATAAACTTGACTAATAAAGACATTGTAAATTCTGACCTAGTTCGCGCTAGAATCCAAGAAGAGATTGATGAATGCAATTCACATTTTGGAAAATGGGAGCAAATTAAAAAGTTTGAACTTACGGAGGATGAATGGTCTATTGATGGAGGTCATTTAACACCTACCATGAAGATGAAACGAAAAGTGATAAAAGAAATTTATAAAAACTTATACGAAAGGATTTATAGATTTTAA
- the msrA gene encoding peptide-methionine (S)-S-oxide reductase MsrA produces MKFNKIASLFIVVIFLTVFLSFSQKTTNKTLPVISQKLEIAYFASGCFWCVEAIFESVEGVEEAVSGYAGGFTKNPTYQTIGTGRTGHAEAVAVYYNPKKVSYATLVNVFFGSHDPTTKNGQYPDFGTQYRSIAFYQNTTQKAIIEAKIAFLNKGVYKGNIATEVTKLQKFYPAEDYHQNYERLHPEDPYVKNVSIPRLNKFKAKFPELLKASAKLKE; encoded by the coding sequence ATGAAGTTTAATAAAATTGCAAGCCTGTTTATTGTAGTAATTTTTTTAACTGTTTTTTTATCGTTTTCACAGAAAACAACAAATAAGACACTACCAGTTATTTCACAAAAATTAGAAATCGCCTATTTTGCAAGTGGCTGTTTTTGGTGTGTAGAAGCTATTTTTGAAAGTGTAGAAGGAGTAGAAGAGGCTGTTTCTGGCTATGCAGGTGGTTTTACTAAAAACCCAACCTATCAAACCATAGGCACCGGACGTACTGGTCATGCAGAAGCTGTGGCAGTCTATTACAACCCTAAAAAAGTAAGTTATGCTACTTTGGTAAACGTTTTTTTTGGATCACATGATCCCACTACAAAAAATGGACAATATCCAGATTTTGGAACCCAATACAGGTCTATTGCTTTTTATCAAAACACTACACAAAAGGCTATTATTGAAGCTAAAATCGCGTTTTTAAATAAAGGTGTTTATAAGGGGAATATTGCAACAGAAGTAACCAAGTTGCAAAAATTTTACCCTGCAGAAGACTATCATCAAAACTATGAGCGATTGCACCCAGAAGATCCCTATGTAAAAAATGTATCCATACCTCGCTTAAATAAATTCAAAGCTAAGTTTCCAGAGCTATTAAAAGCTTCTGCAAAGTTGAAAGAGTAA
- the dnaX gene encoding DNA polymerase III subunit gamma/tau translates to MEHFIVSARKYRPQNFEDVIGQQAITNTLENAIKSDHLAQALLFTGPRGVGKTSCARILAKRINQQDATTADEDFAFNIFELDAASNNSVDDIRNLTEQVRIPPQTGKYKVYIIDEVHMLSASAFNAFLKTLEEPPAHAIFILATTEKHKIIPTILSRCQIFDFKRIGVLDAKNYLKTICQKEGITADDDALHIIAQKADGAMRDALSIFDRVVSFSGNNLSREAVSENLNILDYDTYFNMTSLLLNNNIPEVLLAFNSVLSKGFEGHHFISGLASHFRDLLVAKDKATIDLLEVGDVAKKNYLEQATKTSIPFLLAAIDKANECDLNYKVSKNQRLLVELTLMQIASITFDGEKKKSAKFIVPSAFFTSLSKPATQVEKPTVKAAVPPIAKIKEETLTPKPTAPALKNVRRRSSSLSLKSVLEKKEELSSDTLEENYDNHPRTPFTQELLNKFWKTYHAKLISKGQKSVASILMADSPKLLDNFEVSLTLPNKLMADQLERSKPKLIKFLREALNNYGIQLQIHINEEVTKKFAYTPQEKYEKLLELNPALAALKEAFKLDL, encoded by the coding sequence ATGGAACACTTTATTGTATCAGCTCGAAAATATCGTCCTCAAAATTTTGAAGATGTAATTGGGCAACAAGCCATTACCAATACCTTAGAAAACGCTATCAAAAGCGATCATTTAGCACAAGCTTTATTGTTTACTGGTCCTAGAGGAGTTGGAAAAACTTCCTGTGCTAGAATCTTAGCTAAACGCATCAATCAACAAGATGCAACCACAGCCGATGAAGATTTTGCATTTAATATTTTTGAGTTGGATGCCGCTTCTAACAATTCTGTTGATGATATTAGAAATCTAACAGAACAAGTACGGATTCCACCACAAACAGGAAAATACAAAGTGTATATTATTGATGAGGTACATATGTTATCGGCATCAGCATTTAATGCCTTTTTAAAAACCTTAGAAGAGCCACCTGCACATGCTATTTTTATATTAGCTACCACAGAAAAGCACAAAATTATTCCAACCATTTTATCGCGTTGTCAAATTTTTGACTTTAAAAGAATTGGGGTATTAGATGCTAAGAACTATTTAAAAACCATTTGCCAAAAAGAGGGAATCACTGCAGATGACGATGCTTTACACATCATCGCACAGAAAGCAGATGGTGCCATGAGAGATGCCTTATCTATTTTTGATAGAGTGGTTAGTTTCTCTGGAAATAACCTAAGCAGAGAAGCCGTTTCAGAGAACTTAAACATCTTAGATTACGATACCTATTTTAACATGACTTCTCTGTTGTTAAACAACAACATACCAGAAGTTTTGTTGGCATTTAATTCTGTTTTGAGCAAAGGATTTGAAGGTCATCACTTTATTAGTGGATTGGCAAGTCATTTTAGAGATCTTTTAGTTGCCAAAGACAAAGCAACCATAGATTTGCTAGAAGTTGGAGATGTGGCTAAAAAAAATTATCTAGAACAGGCTACCAAAACCAGCATTCCTTTTTTATTGGCTGCCATAGACAAGGCAAATGAATGTGATTTAAATTATAAAGTCAGTAAAAATCAACGACTGCTTGTAGAGTTAACTCTAATGCAAATTGCCTCTATCACTTTTGATGGAGAAAAAAAAAAGTCAGCTAAGTTCATAGTACCTTCTGCTTTTTTTACTAGCCTATCTAAACCAGCAACTCAAGTAGAAAAGCCTACTGTAAAAGCAGCAGTTCCGCCAATTGCAAAAATTAAAGAAGAAACGCTAACTCCAAAACCAACTGCACCTGCTTTAAAAAATGTACGCAGAAGAAGTTCTTCTTTGTCTCTAAAAAGTGTGCTTGAAAAAAAGGAAGAGCTCTCATCAGATACACTAGAAGAAAACTACGACAACCACCCAAGAACACCATTTACACAAGAGTTGCTAAATAAGTTTTGGAAAACCTATCATGCCAAGCTAATTTCAAAAGGGCAAAAGAGTGTTGCTTCGATTCTAATGGCAGACTCACCTAAATTATTAGACAATTTTGAAGTTTCTCTTACCCTGCCAAACAAATTAATGGCTGATCAATTAGAACGCAGTAAACCCAAATTGATTAAATTTCTAAGAGAAGCCCTAAACAACTACGGGATTCAGCTTCAAATACATATAAATGAAGAAGTCACCAAAAAGTTTGCCTATACTCCTCAAGAAAAGTATGAAAAACTCTTAGAACTAAACCCAGCTTTGGCTGCTTTAAAAGAAGCCTTTAAATTAGACCTCTAA
- a CDS encoding glucosaminidase domain-containing protein: MKRINSIILGFLLVFCFANDKAPTKKITLELLNSQTDNQQKYRYSLRKYAHVKEFYKGISIRATQICLEHNIPPASLLAIAALESGWNKGYIGQITGNILSLGTRRGDTELPALRLPRLLKNKQILFDSLQIAKYTDKELKWENRPESLKKDYRPKPWAGTPYNLAYFKYHPKEKKAAHIANITDFVTVFIARKSKIKAYRDARKKMDSLVAVHGKEILLKEETAIQFIYEIGGKKNSYNFRKTWPKKVVYIIKNAGLTDLTSKLYNKISFENAWKIN, translated from the coding sequence ATGAAACGTATTAATAGTATAATTCTTGGATTTCTTTTGGTTTTTTGCTTTGCCAATGATAAGGCTCCAACAAAAAAAATAACTCTAGAGCTACTAAATTCTCAAACTGACAATCAACAAAAATATCGCTATTCACTAAGAAAATATGCCCATGTAAAAGAGTTTTACAAAGGCATTTCTATTAGAGCAACTCAAATTTGTTTAGAACACAACATCCCTCCTGCTTCTTTATTAGCTATAGCCGCATTAGAATCTGGCTGGAACAAAGGCTATATTGGGCAAATTACAGGTAATATACTTAGTTTAGGCACCAGAAGAGGTGATACAGAGCTTCCTGCTCTTAGACTGCCTCGTTTGCTTAAAAACAAACAAATTCTATTTGATTCTTTGCAGATAGCAAAATACACAGATAAAGAATTAAAATGGGAGAATCGTCCGGAGAGTTTAAAAAAGGATTACCGTCCAAAGCCTTGGGCAGGCACCCCATACAACTTGGCCTATTTTAAATACCACCCAAAAGAAAAGAAGGCTGCACACATAGCCAATATCACAGATTTTGTTACCGTGTTTATTGCTAGAAAAAGCAAGATTAAGGCCTATCGAGATGCACGTAAAAAAATGGACAGTTTGGTTGCTGTACACGGAAAAGAGATCTTATTAAAAGAAGAAACAGCTATACAGTTTATTTATGAAATTGGTGGGAAAAAAAATTCGTACAATTTCAGAAAAACATGGCCTAAAAAAGTGGTGTATATTATTAAAAATGCCGGTCTAACAGATTTGACAAGCAAGCTTTACAATAAAATAAGTTTTGAAAATGCCTGGAAAATTAACTAG
- a CDS encoding cation:proton antiporter, with protein MLELAGIIILGILAQWVAWKFKIPAILPLILIGLLVGPIAAEFITEDGSKWIEPIWDGTKGLFPGDGLYYFVSLAISIILFEGGLTLKREEIKNVGPVITKLITLGSAVTFFGAGVLAHYLFDLSWELSFLFSGLIIVTGPTVITPILRNIPLKKDVSAVLKWEGILIDPIGALVAVLVFEFISVGGDSGFTKTAFTEFGKILLFGTTFGFTFAHALAFVINKKLVPHYLLNVVSLSTVLLVFVESEVFAHESGLLAVVVMGMVLGNGKLKNLKELLYFKESLSVLLISILFILLAANINIDDLMLLYNWNTAILFALIVFVIRPVAVFLSTYKSKLQTNEKLFISWVGPRGIVAAGIASLFGSKLLKQGVEGAEYITPLVFMIVLGTVLLNATTARLFAKVVGVFLKTSNGILIIGASDPSRLIAAYLKKNGRRVVLIDSNSIHIKKCREEGLEAIETNIYDEDLTENIELNDIGFLMALTGSSVVNKFALNEFSDIFGEQGAYRLITTEEMKNPSETPAAGLFSHTDDFINLSEVVRDYPDINELVLSSKKHYLELIEKLNEEVNSIPVFVKSNDGVIHIIPSYSEELNVEEGNVLMYLGKPLAVINN; from the coding sequence ATGTTAGAATTAGCAGGAATTATCATCTTAGGGATCTTGGCACAATGGGTTGCTTGGAAATTTAAAATCCCAGCCATCTTACCATTAATCTTAATTGGTCTTTTAGTAGGGCCTATTGCTGCAGAGTTTATTACAGAAGATGGCTCTAAATGGATAGAACCAATTTGGGATGGAACCAAAGGTTTGTTTCCTGGAGATGGCTTGTATTATTTTGTCTCACTAGCTATTAGTATTATCCTTTTTGAAGGTGGTCTTACCTTAAAAAGAGAAGAAATAAAAAATGTAGGACCCGTTATTACCAAACTGATTACCTTAGGTTCTGCCGTTACTTTTTTTGGTGCTGGTGTTTTGGCACATTATTTATTTGATTTAAGCTGGGAATTGTCATTTTTATTCTCAGGTTTAATCATTGTAACTGGGCCCACTGTAATCACACCTATCTTAAGAAATATCCCATTAAAAAAGGATGTTTCTGCGGTGCTTAAATGGGAGGGAATCCTTATTGATCCTATCGGAGCTTTGGTTGCCGTATTGGTTTTTGAGTTTATCAGTGTTGGAGGTGATAGTGGCTTTACCAAAACTGCCTTTACTGAGTTTGGAAAGATTTTACTATTCGGAACCACCTTTGGGTTTACATTCGCCCATGCCTTGGCCTTTGTTATCAATAAAAAATTAGTGCCACATTATTTATTAAACGTGGTGTCTTTATCAACTGTCTTATTGGTTTTTGTTGAGTCAGAAGTATTTGCACATGAATCTGGTCTTTTGGCTGTAGTGGTTATGGGGATGGTTCTTGGAAACGGAAAACTAAAAAACCTTAAAGAGTTGCTTTACTTTAAAGAGTCTTTAAGTGTACTCTTAATTTCAATACTCTTTATTTTACTCGCGGCCAATATCAATATTGATGATTTGATGTTGCTTTACAATTGGAATACTGCCATTTTGTTTGCGCTGATTGTTTTTGTTATTAGACCAGTAGCAGTCTTTTTAAGCACCTATAAATCGAAGTTGCAAACCAATGAAAAGCTCTTTATTAGCTGGGTTGGTCCTAGAGGAATTGTTGCTGCAGGGATCGCTTCTTTATTTGGAAGCAAATTACTAAAACAAGGTGTAGAAGGAGCAGAATATATTACTCCTTTGGTTTTTATGATCGTTTTAGGAACGGTGTTGTTAAACGCAACCACAGCAAGACTTTTTGCTAAAGTTGTTGGGGTTTTCTTAAAAACTTCTAACGGAATTTTAATTATCGGAGCTTCTGATCCATCGCGATTAATTGCCGCATATTTAAAGAAAAACGGTAGAAGAGTGGTTTTAATTGACAGCAATTCAATCCATATTAAAAAGTGTAGAGAAGAGGGCTTAGAAGCTATTGAAACTAATATTTACGATGAAGATCTTACAGAGAATATAGAGTTGAATGACATTGGCTTCTTGATGGCTTTAACGGGGAGTTCTGTGGTAAATAAATTTGCTTTAAATGAGTTTTCTGATATTTTTGGAGAACAAGGAGCCTATCGTTTAATTACTACCGAAGAGATGAAAAACCCATCAGAAACACCAGCAGCTGGTCTGTTTTCACATACTGATGACTTTATCAACTTGAGCGAAGTAGTTAGGGATTATCCAGATATTAATGAACTGGTTTTAAGTTCTAAGAAACACTATTTAGAGCTGATAGAAAAACTAAATGAAGAAGTTAACTCTATACCTGTTTTTGTAAAGAGTAATGACGGCGTAATTCATATCATTCCATCCTACTCAGAAGAGTTAAACGTAGAAGAAGGCAATGTGTTGATGTATCTAGGAAAACCTTTGGCGGTAATTAATAACTAG